CTGTTACTGTCACGCTTTCCGCGCGGGGCACGAAAGCACGTGATTCTGGTACCGATAGGCAACCTTCTTCAATTCCCGTATCACCGTGTTTTTCGGTAATCTCTGGGTTGATTAGGATCAGAGGTTCATCGCGTTTTCCTGACACATCGATAACAACAATGCGCTGTAAAATATTGACTTGTACAGCCGCTAAACCAATGCCTTCTTCGGCATACATGGTTTCGAGCATGTTATCGATTATGATTTGTGTTGCTGGTGTGATTTCCTGCACAGGTTGAGCAATCTTTTTCAATCGATCATCAGGAAAATGTAAAACTTCTAATATAGCCATGGTACTTTCTTATTTTGAATGGATTCAAATAACGCTTAATTTTGACGTAAAACGTTACAATAA
This genomic stretch from Moritella sp. F3 harbors:
- the def gene encoding peptide deformylase; this encodes MAILEVLHFPDDRLKKIAQPVQEITPATQIIIDNMLETMYAEEGIGLAAVQVNILQRIVVIDVSGKRDEPLILINPEITEKHGDTGIEEGCLSVPESRAFVPRAESVTVTALDRDGNKFTLEAHDLLAICLQHEVDHLNGKLFIDYLSPLKQQRIRKKLEKLARQNK